Proteins found in one Fundulus heteroclitus isolate FHET01 unplaced genomic scaffold, MU-UCD_Fhet_4.1 scaffold_766, whole genome shotgun sequence genomic segment:
- the LOC118556371 gene encoding sodium/hydrogen exchanger 5-like, translating into MSGEKMLLLGVTLLLLAAAGADPSGSAASLRGPLHASAPPLRLLPQPVPEYGAPGVASARSAAEATVGTGKEEREAAEQQHHGGGYRVVQWEWSYVQTPYIIAIWLLVASVAKILFHFSQRFTTVVPESCMLILLGLVLGGVVLLASKKQLYQLDPSLFFLFLLPTIVGDAGYFMPARLFFDNLGAILTYAVVGTLWNAFCTGFCLYAAKLLGIIDEQVKADLMDFLLFGALISAVDPVAVLAVFEEVHINEMLFIIVFGESLLNDAVTVVLYKVYISFVEVGVENVQTADYFKGVASFLIVSIGGTLVGLVFAVILGFITRFTKKVRIIEPLFVFLMVYLAYLTAELFSLSAILSMTFCGIGANKYVEANISQKSRTTVKYTMKTLASIAETIIFIFLGISAVDKSKWAWDTGLVSCTLVFIFVFRAAGVVGQTWVLNRFRLVPLDKIDQVVMSYGGLRGAVAFALVVLLDGERVKAKDYFVATTIVVVFFTVMFQGLTIKPLVKWLKVPRSTNSKPTINEEIHERAFDHILTAVEDIAGLQGYHHWRDKWEQFDKNYLSKLLLRKSVYRKSELWEAYQKINIRDAISVIDQGGNVLTSARLSLPSMASRASFPEVTNVTNYLRENGSGVCLDLQVIDNVSGSKVEEDMETHHVLAGNLYKPRRRYQSHYSRHFMPLGEKERQDREVFQRNMRSRMETFKSTRHKRHKKERSLKKRRGSDTKDDGGDKPRRNVSWQDKDPVVVPVEPEEDKADHSDPEKEEDVGITFTARKAETPKQRPKSVPAALDVCQSPPPHTPSPPTEDSHLPWKGSVGSPPPCVSVEATKIIPVDLQQAWNQSISSLESVSSPPAPAEPVHPRVSALSRLGGPRPASYTCPPSTVGPTLPQASFCFPERKKKPLEEEEEEEEPGASQEMQPLMSSLKPPGSLPPPPPPPPPPGSGRRRNPCVFLRSLVTAPPGGSSEAHSHRPTQL; encoded by the exons ATGTCCGGGGAGAAGATGCTTCTTCTCGGTgtgacgctgctgctgctcgcgGCCGCCGGAGCCGACCCGTCCGGGTCAGCCGCTTCGCTCCGGGGACCGCTTCACGCCTCCGCCCCGCCGCTGCGCCTCCTCCCGCAGCCCGTACCGGAGTACGGAGCTCCCGGCGTCGCCTCGGCCCGGTCGGCAGCGGAGGCGACGGTCGGTACCGGGAAGGAGGAGCGggaggcggcggagcagcagcaTCACGGCGGCGGGTACCGGGTGGTCCAGTGGGAGTGGAGCTACGTGCAGACGCCCTACATCATCGCCATCTGGCTGCTGGTGGCCAGCGTGGCCAAGATCC TGTTCCACTTCTCGCAGCGCTTCACCACCGTGGTGCCGGAGAGCTGCATGCTGATCCTGCTGGGTCTGGTCCTGGGCGGCGTGGTCCTCCTGGCCAGCAAGAAGCAGCTGTACCAGCTGGACCcctccctcttcttcctcttcctgctgCCGACCATCGTGGGCGACGCCGGCTACTTCATGCCGGCTCGACTCTTCTTCGACAACCTGGGAGCCATCCTGACGTACGCCGTGGTGGGAACGCTGTGGAACGCCTTCTGCACCGGCTTCTGCCTCTACGCCGCCAAGCTGCTGGGCATCATAG ACGAGCAGGTGAAGGCCGACCTCATGGACTTCCTGCTCTTCGGCGCCCTGATCTCGGCTGTGGATCCGGTGGCGGTTCTGGCGGTGTTTGAGGAGGTCCACATCAATGAGATGCTCTTCATCATCGTGTTCGGAGAGTCTCTGCTGAATGACGCCGTCACCGTg GTTCTCTATAAAGTCTACATCTCCTTCGTGGAGGTGGGAGTGGAGAACGTCCAGACGGCTGATTACTTCAAAGGCGTAG ccTCCTTCCTCATCGTCAGCATCGGGGGGACTCTGGTCGGCCTGGTCTTCGCCGTCATCCTCGGCTTCATCACTCGCTTCACCAAGAAGGTCCGCATCATCGAGCCGCTCTTCGTGTTCCTGATGGTCTACCTGGCCTACCTGACCGCCGAGCTCTTCTCGCTGTCCGCCATTCTGTC GATGACCTTCTGTGGCATCGGAGCCAATAAATACGTGGAGGCCAACATCTCCCAGAAGTCTCGGACCACCGTCAAGTACACGATGAAGACCCTGGCCAGCATCGCCGAGACCATCATCTTCATCTTCCTGGGGATCTCGGCGGTGGACAAGTCCAAATGGGCCTGGGACAcggggctggtgtcctgcaccCTGGTCTTCATCTTTGTTTTCAGAGCAGCAG GTGTGGTCGGCCAGACCTGGGTTCTCAACCGCTTCCGGCTCGTCCCATTGGACAAGATCGACCAGGTGGTGATGTCGTACGGCGGCCTGCGAGGGGCGGTGGCGTTCGCtctggtggtgctgctggacgGCGAGCGGGTCAAGGCCAAAGACTACTTTGTTGCCACGACGATCGTGGTCGTCTTCTTCACCGTCATGTTCCAG GGTCTGACCATCAAGCCTTTGGTGAAGTGGCTGAAGGTTCCTCGCTCCACCAACAGTAAGCCCACCATCAACGAGGAGATCCATGAGCGG GCCTTCGACCACATCCTGACTGCAGTGGAGGACATCGCAGGACTTCAAGGGTATCACCACTGGAGAGACAA GTGGGAGCAGTTTGATAAGAACTACCTGAGCAAGCTGCTGCTGAGGAAGTCCGTCTACAGGAAGAGCGAGCTGTGGGAGGCCTACCAGAAGATCAACATCAGAGACGCCATCAGCGTCATCGACCAG GGTGGGAACGTCCTGACTTCAGCCAGGCTGTCTCTGCCTTCGATGGCCAGCAGAGCCTCGTTCCCTGAAGTCACCAACGTCACCAACTACCT GCGTGAGAACGGCAGCGGCGTGTGTCTGGACCTCCAGGTAATCGACAATGTCTCTGGATCCAAGGTGGAGGAGGACATGGAGACGCACCACGTCCTGGCAGGGAACTTGTACAAGCCCAGGAGACGG TACCAGTCCCACTACAGCCGACACTTCATGCCGCTGGGCGAGAAGGAGCGGCAGGACCGCGAGGTCTTCCAGAGGAACATGAGGAGCCGCATGGAGACCTTCAAGTCCACCCGACACAAACGGCACAAGAAGGAACGGAGCCTGAAGAAG CGCCGAGGATCCGACACTAAGGACGACGGAGGAGACAAACCCAGACGCAACGTCAGCTGGCAGGACAAAG ATCCGGTGGTGGTTCCTGTAGAACCCGAAGAGGACAAAGCTGATCATTCTGACCCGGAGAAGGAGGAAGACGTCGGCATCACCTTCACTGCTCGGAAGGCCGAGACGCCCAAACAGCGACCCAAATCAG TTCCAGCAGCTCTGGACGTCTGTCAGAGTCCGCCGCCCCACACCCCCTCGCCCCCCACTGAAGACAGCCATTTGCCGTGGAAAGGCAGCGTGGGATCTCCTCCGCCCTGTGTGTCTGTGGAGGCCACCAAGATCATCCCTGTGGACCTGCAGCAGGCCTGGAACCAGAGCATCTCCTCCCTGGAGAGCGTCTCCTCCCCACCCGCCCCCGCCGAGCCCGTCCACCCGCGCGTCAGCGCCCTCTCCAGGCTGGGAGGGCCCCGCCCAGCCTCCTACACCTGCCCCCCCAGCACAGTGGGTCCCACGCTGCCCCAGGCCTCCTTCTGCTTCCcggagaggaagaagaagccgctggaggaggaagaggaggaggaggagcctgGGGCGTCACAGGAAATGCAGCCGCTCATGTCGTCCCTGAAGCCCCCCGGGTCactgccccccccacccccaccgcCTCCCCCGCCCGGttctgggaggaggaggaacccCTGCGTGTTCCTGAGGAGTCTGGTGACAGCGCCCCCCGGTGGCAGCAGTGAGGCGCACAGTCACCGGCCCACACAGCTCTGA